From the genome of Leishmania major strain Friedlin complete genome, chromosome 35:
AAAACCAGAAAGAGAGGCTGGAATACGTACATTCCCGTTGATCACTTGTACAACTTCTCAAGTAGCAAACCCTGAAATGCATATCTCTGGACTTGATTGCCGTCTCTTGTTTCCCATCTAGACCTTTTCTGTTGTTTCAAGCATGAAGCCGAAGTGCAACGTTGTCCTCCTGGCATATGCACTTGCGTGCTTTTTCATAACGCAGGCATCGTTGGCTCACGTCATTGGTGTCGACTTAGGATCGGAGTACATCAAAGTCGCCGGGCCGCATGGTGACAAAGGCGTCGACATTGTTCTTAATGAGCAGTCTCGACGGAAAACGGACAATTTTATCGGTTTTCGTCGGAGCGATCTTTACATTGGCGACACGGCGAAGAGTCTGGCCGCACGATTCCCTCTGTGCACTGCCAGCGCGGTGAACCAGCTTGTCCGAATTCGAAAAGACTCAAGCCTCCTTCCCTTTTTCAGTGATTTGCAGTACGAATACCACGTCGGTTTCAACAACCATGGCTCGGCGACTGTGAGCATCTGCGACACCAAGGATCCGTTCACCGCCGAGGAGCTCTATTCCATGGTACTGTCGTACTGCAAAACCACTGCCGTGAAGGATGATGTTGTGGATCCAAAAGGTGTCGTCGTTACTATACCATTTCACACGTCGCCGGCAGAGCGGCGGGCGATTCTGAATGCGGCTCGTCTTTCGGGGCTGAGTGTTCTCGGTCTCATGCATTCCACAACTGCTGCCGCCTTTTACTATGGTGTGCGGCATCGCGGGTTCGGCAACAACACCCTTAAGGTAGTGGTTTTCGACCTTGGTTCAACGCATACGGAGGTCGGCGTCTACGAATATTTACCGCCTGCGCCGAAGGCACCACTTTCGAGTGCCTTTGGAACGCTTAGGACACTCGGCGTGGTCGAGGATCGCTCTCTCGGCGGTCGTGCGTTTGACTTATGTGTTGCGCGGGTGATCGAAGCTGAGGCGCGTGCAAAGCTTAGCATTGGTCCGGTGCTGGGTGGGACGACTTCTACACAACTGAAGTCGCAGTTCTCGCTTCTCCGCGCTGCAAACAAGGTTCGTGAAACGTTCTCTGTGAACAGTAACACACCTTACACAGTGGAAGGCATTGCCCCAGATCGCGACTATCACTCTAGCATGACGCGCGCCACTTTCGAGTCCGAATGCGCTCCACTTTTCCAGCGTGTGAAGGATTTGGCAATGAGCGTGACAGACGTCGTGAATATTTCATTCAAAGACCTCAATTCTTTTGAGATGATGGGAGGGCTCTCGCGTACGCCAAAAATCATTGCAGACCTCTCCGAGGTCATTGGCCGAGATGTAGATCGCACTATGAATATGGacgaagcagcggcgatcGGCGCAGGTTACTATGCCGCGAAGCTGTCACCTCTTTACCGTGCGAAATCGCTAAAGCTAGACGAGACGATCCCGTACAGAGTTGATTTCGAGGTAGAACCCCCGTTGAGCAAGGAAAAGCCCGCGGTCAGGCGCCCTGTATTTAGCGCTGACGGCTTTCTACTGGGCGATTCGGTGAGCATAACGTTTAATCGGACAGAAGACTTTTCGCTCAATTTTTACAGTGatgacgccgccacgccatTTGTGTGCATCACCGTCACTGGGGTGAAGCAAGCGCTAACGGATATGAATGCGTTGTCACCTGTCGTCAAGCACGCAAACAACA
Proteins encoded in this window:
- a CDS encoding conserved hypothetical protein (previous protein_id=AAZ14695.1), which codes for MKPKCNVVLLAYALACFFITQASLAHVIGVDLGSEYIKVAGPHGDKGVDIVLNEQSRRKTDNFIGFRRSDLYIGDTAKSLAARFPLCTASAVNQLVRIRKDSSLLPFFSDLQYEYHVGFNNHGSATVSICDTKDPFTAEELYSMVLSYCKTTAVKDDVVDPKGVVVTIPFHTSPAERRAILNAARLSGLSVLGLMHSTTAAAFYYGVRHRGFGNNTLKVVVFDLGSTHTEVGVYEYLPPAPKAPLSSAFGTLRTLGVVEDRSLGGRAFDLCVARVIEAEARAKLSIGPVLGGTTSTQLKSQFSLLRAANKVRETFSVNSNTPYTVEGIAPDRDYHSSMTRATFESECAPLFQRVKDLAMSVTDVVNISFKDLNSFEMMGGLSRTPKIIADLSEVIGRDVDRTMNMDEAAAIGAGYYAAKLSPLYRAKSLKLDETIPYRVDFEVEPPLSKEKPAVRRPVFSADGFLLGDSVSITFNRTEDFSLNFYSDDAATPFVCITVTGVKQALTDMNALSPVVKHANNSHMVRLQIVLNETGLVEVEHAEVVVRYAEEVTQKVTENVTDKASGERKSVEKSVKVIKMRSRAADVSATLAWKNPTGLTPEEMQTSQAKLEAIWQAEHVKHLRATAKNNLEAYIFWAKNDGVSDNAALTAAAGAAAVQRVIDEATAVQEWLEEGEGASDHCAASQYESRLESLRGMVAELTKQPEEATSTVTTDSADDNEDDL